Proteins encoded by one window of Sulfurospirillum barnesii SES-3:
- the msrA gene encoding peptide-methionine (S)-S-oxide reductase MsrA, with the protein MKKEMATLGGGCFWCLEAVFEETRGVLDVVSGYTGGQSSHPTYEAVSRGNTGHAEVVQITYDASIISYEEILKIFWLIHDPTSLNAQGNDVGTQYRSAIFYHDEMQKEKAQTSLKIFSAKFTKPIVTEIKPLEHFYKAEAYHQDYFKNNPNQGYCMFVVSPKVEHFKRELKDFVK; encoded by the coding sequence ATGAAGAAAGAGATGGCAACGCTTGGTGGCGGATGTTTTTGGTGCTTGGAAGCGGTCTTTGAAGAGACACGAGGTGTCCTTGATGTGGTGAGTGGTTATACGGGAGGGCAGAGCTCTCATCCTACCTACGAAGCGGTAAGTCGTGGCAACACAGGACATGCAGAAGTAGTACAAATCACCTATGATGCTTCCATTATTTCCTATGAAGAGATTTTAAAAATTTTCTGGCTCATTCACGACCCAACCAGTCTTAATGCACAAGGAAACGATGTAGGAACACAGTACCGTTCTGCCATCTTTTACCACGATGAGATGCAAAAAGAAAAAGCACAAACCTCGCTTAAAATCTTTAGTGCAAAATTCACTAAACCCATTGTCACTGAAATAAAGCCTTTGGAACACTTTTACAAAGCAGAAGCCTACCATCAAGACTACTTTAAAAATAACCCCAATCAAGGCTATTGCATGTTTGTCGTCTCTCCAAAAGTGGAACATTTTAAGCGTGAGTTGAAGGATTTTGTTAAGTAG
- a CDS encoding ABC-F family ATP-binding cassette domain-containing protein, which yields MIQVTNLSKHFGEQTLFENISFTLNRGNKIGLVGRNGSGKSTLFKILLGEEEADSGEVFIPKNYTIGTLRQHLHFTHKTVREECASALHGDEAFNVYIIEKMLFGLGFSHEDLDKDPLSFSGGYQIRLNLVKLLATNPSMLLLDEPTNYLDIVSMRWLKQFLKEFKGELILITHDRDFMDAVTTHTMGLRRKSLLLIEGNSSKYYAKLEEDDERYLKTKANLDKKRAELEDFITRQKAKASKAVMAQSKAKQLEKMGEMDDLEEESSLSFAFNYKKTPAKIILDAQNIGFGYDAKKPLFQNLSFKLEKGKCLAIIGKNGKGKSTLLNVLAGELPLQQGNIAFHPETAIAHFGQTNIQRLNLKHTIIDEIYEVDPLLGITKVRSICGGMMFSGKSAEKEISVLSGGERSRVMLGKIIATPANLLFLDEPTNHLDMYSIDALTQAIQSFEGSTILVTHSEMMLKNLADALIIFHHDKAEFFDGGYEAFLEKIGWEEESDAPSKKVAQSDYNESKKLRTKLIQERSAKLSPLKKEIEKCEAKIMQLEETIKTKNETLIQIASGNDLGELQRLSKELKSDEETLNGLYEQFESLHVKHDELFESYEMQLKNI from the coding sequence ATGATTCAAGTTACCAACCTCTCTAAACATTTTGGAGAACAAACCCTTTTTGAAAACATCAGTTTTACGCTTAATAGAGGCAATAAAATAGGCCTTGTTGGACGTAATGGTTCAGGGAAATCCACCCTGTTTAAAATTCTTTTAGGTGAAGAAGAAGCCGACAGTGGTGAAGTTTTTATTCCTAAAAACTATACCATTGGCACCCTACGTCAGCACCTTCATTTTACCCATAAAACCGTCCGTGAAGAGTGTGCTTCAGCCCTGCATGGTGATGAAGCATTTAATGTTTATATCATTGAAAAAATGCTTTTTGGACTGGGTTTTAGCCACGAAGATTTAGACAAAGATCCTCTGAGCTTTTCAGGTGGGTATCAAATCAGACTCAACCTTGTAAAACTCCTAGCAACAAACCCTTCGATGCTTCTTTTGGATGAGCCGACCAACTATTTGGACATTGTCTCCATGCGTTGGTTAAAACAGTTTCTTAAAGAGTTTAAGGGTGAGCTTATTCTTATCACCCACGATAGAGATTTTATGGATGCGGTCACGACGCACACGATGGGTCTTAGACGCAAAAGCCTACTCCTCATTGAGGGGAACAGTAGCAAGTACTACGCCAAACTTGAAGAAGACGATGAGCGCTATCTTAAAACCAAAGCCAATTTGGATAAAAAGCGTGCTGAGCTAGAAGATTTTATTACCCGTCAAAAAGCCAAAGCTTCCAAAGCGGTGATGGCACAAAGTAAAGCTAAACAGCTTGAAAAAATGGGCGAAATGGATGATTTGGAGGAAGAAAGTAGCCTCTCTTTTGCCTTTAACTACAAAAAAACACCTGCTAAAATTATTTTAGATGCGCAAAACATTGGCTTTGGATACGATGCAAAAAAGCCGCTCTTTCAAAATCTCTCATTCAAGCTTGAAAAAGGTAAATGCCTTGCGATTATTGGAAAAAATGGTAAGGGAAAGTCAACCCTGTTAAATGTTTTAGCAGGCGAATTGCCTCTACAACAAGGCAATATTGCCTTTCATCCTGAAACAGCTATTGCTCATTTTGGACAAACCAACATTCAAAGACTCAACCTGAAACATACCATCATTGATGAAATTTATGAGGTTGATCCACTCTTAGGCATTACCAAAGTGCGCTCCATTTGTGGAGGAATGATGTTTTCAGGCAAAAGTGCGGAAAAAGAGATTTCTGTTCTCTCAGGAGGTGAGAGAAGCCGTGTCATGCTTGGTAAAATCATTGCCACACCTGCCAATCTTCTCTTTTTGGATGAACCAACCAACCACCTTGATATGTACTCCATTGATGCGCTTACACAGGCGATTCAAAGTTTTGAGGGCTCTACCATTTTAGTGACGCACTCAGAGATGATGCTTAAAAACTTAGCCGATGCGCTTATTATTTTTCACCACGATAAAGCAGAATTCTTTGATGGAGGCTACGAAGCATTTTTAGAAAAAATTGGCTGGGAGGAAGAGAGTGATGCCCCGTCTAAAAAAGTGGCACAAAGTGACTACAACGAAAGTAAAAAACTACGCACGAAACTGATTCAAGAACGCAGTGCCAAACTCTCTCCACTTAAAAAAGAGATAGAAAAATGTGAAGCAAAGATTATGCAGCTTGAAGAGACAATCAAAACCAAAAATGAAACCCTAATACAGATTGCTTCGGGCAATGATCTTGGAGAATTGCAAAGACTCTCTAAAGAACTAAAAAGCGATGAAGAGACTTTAAATGGGCTTTATGAACAATTTGAATCTTTACATGTAAAGCACGATGAGCTTTTTGAAAGCTATGAAATGCAATTGAAAAACATCTAA
- the motA gene encoding flagellar motor stator protein MotA — MDLTVILGMVISITSIAIGDIMEGGNPLHVLHITSIIIVVPTAMASAMTGTHPEYVRAAFKEFKMIFKKSPVNMHARIKQIIDLAIIARRDGILALESHANAMDDEFFKKGLSMAVDGTEAHEIEETLEILIEETEEYYHGASHYWLLAGESCPVIGLIGAVLGLILALQKLDNPAEMAAGIAGAFTATVTGIAGAYIFMGPWGNKLKAKSHDLIKEKKVILAGILGISHGDNPRMLEGKLLNYLSPLEDKKSQFDKA; from the coding sequence ATGGACTTAACTGTCATCTTAGGCATGGTCATCTCAATTACCTCCATTGCCATTGGCGATATTATGGAGGGAGGAAATCCCCTACACGTTCTACACATTACTTCCATTATTATTGTTGTACCTACCGCCATGGCTTCAGCGATGACAGGAACACACCCTGAGTATGTTCGAGCCGCCTTTAAAGAGTTTAAAATGATTTTCAAAAAATCACCTGTCAATATGCATGCACGGATCAAGCAGATTATTGATTTAGCGATTATTGCTCGTCGTGATGGCATTTTAGCCCTTGAATCACATGCCAATGCGATGGACGATGAGTTCTTTAAAAAAGGACTTAGTATGGCAGTGGATGGTACAGAAGCACATGAAATTGAAGAGACCTTAGAAATTCTCATTGAAGAGACAGAAGAGTATTATCATGGAGCGTCACACTACTGGCTACTTGCGGGTGAATCGTGCCCTGTTATTGGTTTGATTGGTGCCGTTTTAGGTCTGATTTTGGCCCTTCAGAAACTCGATAATCCAGCGGAGATGGCAGCAGGTATTGCGGGTGCATTTACCGCTACGGTTACAGGTATTGCGGGAGCGTATATTTTTATGGGACCGTGGGGAAATAAACTCAAAGCAAAGTCTCATGACTTAATTAAAGAGAAAAAAGTCATATTAGCAGGAATTTTAGGTATCTCTCACGGTGACAATCCACGTATGCTTGAGGGAAAGCTTCTAAACTACCTCTCTCCACTTGAAGATAAAAAAAGCCAATTTGATAAAGCATAA
- a CDS encoding TetR/AcrR family transcriptional regulator, with amino-acid sequence MEKQTCIMTHLCKRRSDKAASRCTKIVDVAHRLFLDKGYENVSMQDIVKVSGGSLATLYKHFGNKSQLLIYVLEQKSEELFGEWGRQSSHYEGRLEAFLQMIATSYLDLLIKEDAILFNRLVASLGYLEETKSLNQTILEVMMRPVYMVAEYLEKEKERGRVEVEDTMLCAHQFLSSLEEPFMFPRILGVSTDISEQRCKQAIHQIVKIFCSGLRPAH; translated from the coding sequence ATGGAAAAACAGACCTGCATCATGACACATTTGTGCAAACGACGCAGTGATAAGGCAGCATCACGGTGTACCAAAATTGTGGATGTTGCACACAGACTTTTTTTAGACAAAGGGTATGAAAATGTCAGTATGCAAGATATTGTAAAAGTCTCAGGTGGCTCTTTGGCGACATTGTATAAGCATTTTGGGAATAAATCGCAATTGTTGATTTATGTGTTAGAACAAAAATCAGAAGAGCTGTTTGGTGAGTGGGGTCGTCAAAGCTCTCATTATGAGGGGCGTTTAGAAGCTTTTTTACAGATGATTGCTACATCGTATTTGGATTTGTTAATCAAGGAAGATGCCATTTTATTTAATCGTTTGGTTGCCTCTTTAGGGTATTTAGAAGAGACAAAATCACTCAATCAAACTATTTTAGAGGTTATGATGCGTCCTGTGTATATGGTAGCTGAGTACTTGGAAAAAGAAAAAGAGCGAGGAAGGGTAGAGGTTGAAGATACCATGTTGTGCGCACATCAATTTTTAAGTTCTTTGGAAGAGCCATTTATGTTTCCACGCATTTTAGGTGTTTCAACAGATATTTCAGAACAGAGGTGCAAGCAAGCAATTCATCAAATTGTTAAGATTTTTTGTTCGGGTCTTAGACCTGCACATTGA
- the zupT gene encoding zinc transporter ZupT, with product MDVTWAQFAPAFLLTLFAGLSTGFGALLAFFSKAKDHTFLSIGMGFSAGVMVYVSFVEILDKSKISFITIYGSDVLGESLALVCFFGGIGLSALIDKFIPEDVNPHELKSDKELSVLKEGNKHSVLKNSALKRTGIFTALAIGIHNFPEGFATFISALDDLSLGFSIALAIAIHNIPEGMAVSLPIYHATGNRKSAFWYAFISGLAEPVGAVVGFFLLLPIMGELTLGITFGMVAGIMVYISFDELLPSARMYGNAHTTILGIVLGMLVMAISLVAFKLV from the coding sequence ATGGATGTGACATGGGCACAATTTGCACCTGCTTTTTTATTGACTCTTTTTGCAGGTCTTAGTACAGGCTTTGGTGCCTTGTTGGCATTTTTTTCCAAAGCCAAAGATCACACTTTTTTATCCATTGGTATGGGGTTTTCAGCAGGTGTGATGGTGTATGTCTCTTTTGTTGAGATTTTAGATAAGTCTAAAATATCGTTTATTACGATTTATGGCAGTGACGTTTTAGGGGAATCTTTAGCGTTGGTATGTTTTTTTGGCGGTATTGGTTTGAGTGCTTTAATTGATAAATTTATTCCTGAAGATGTCAACCCTCACGAACTCAAAAGCGATAAGGAACTCAGTGTACTTAAAGAGGGCAATAAACACTCTGTGCTTAAAAATTCAGCCCTAAAACGAACAGGAATTTTTACAGCACTTGCCATTGGCATTCATAACTTTCCAGAGGGTTTTGCAACCTTTATTTCAGCCTTAGATGATTTAAGCTTGGGCTTTAGTATTGCACTCGCTATTGCGATTCACAATATTCCTGAAGGTATGGCAGTTTCTTTGCCTATCTATCATGCAACGGGCAATCGAAAAAGTGCTTTTTGGTATGCCTTTATCTCAGGGCTGGCTGAGCCTGTGGGAGCCGTTGTTGGCTTTTTCTTACTTTTACCTATTATGGGTGAGCTGACCCTTGGCATTACCTTCGGAATGGTTGCAGGCATCATGGTATACATCTCTTTTGATGAGCTTTTGCCCTCTGCACGCATGTATGGCAATGCGCATACGACTATTTTAGGGATTGTTTTGGGGATGTTGGTGATGGCAATAAGTTTGGTTGCGTTTAAATTAGTCTAA
- a CDS encoding efflux RND transporter permease subunit: MFSKFFINRPIFATVLSIVVIIAGLMSIHALPIEEYPEVTPPQVSVDASYVGASAETISKTVAAPLEQQINGVEDMIYMSSTASSTGSLTINIYFKIGTDPDQATINVNNRVQAALNKLPSEVQAQGVTVTKQSSTILKVISIISPNNSYDEIYMANYALINVIDELKRIQGVGDAGLFGNKNYSMRVWMKPDQLSKYGFTPTDVINAISEQNAQFATGRFNQSPSKTSQAYTFTVTTQGRFDKVEEFENIILKSNSDGSTLRLKDVARVELGAESYDVTSTLNGQTMVPIGIYLQSGANALDTAQRVDEAMEKLSKSFPENMEYRIPYDTTKFIQISVHEVIKTFIEALLLVIAIVYLFLQNMRATIIPVLAIPVSIIGTFAGMYAFGFSINLLTLFGLVLAIGIVVDDAIIVIENVERILHSQKDISVKDATIQAMQEVTGPVVAIVLVLCAVFIPVSFMGGFTGQMYQQFAITIVISVIISGMVALTLTPALCAIFLTKKELKPFWFVRKFNEFFDASTNWFTSGVSLVVRHSIISLIVFAALMGMTYGLFQKVPSSLVPMEDKGYLIAITALPPAASLYRTQGVSAQVNEITKKMPDIEYNLAISGFDLLSGAAKTNTATTFLPLQDWSERQAPNQHSQAISGALNGALFGVADATIFALNPPPIMGLSISGGFEMYLQDRTGGSLEVLGELADAIVAKANQRPELMMVRNSLNMKIPQYKVSLDREKAKALGVSINDAFKTMQATFGAYYVNDFNLFGRTYQVNVQSEADFREKPEDLKNVFVKSANGSLIPLSALVQYERTVGADLIERFNVFAAAKIEGEPKPGYSSGDALRAIEEVVKEVAPEGYGVAWAGTSFQEKEMSGSGSQAFIFGIIFIFLILAAQYERWLMPLAVVTSVPFAVFGAIMAVYLRGLSNDIYFQIGLLVLIGLSAKNAILIVEFAMQAQERGKSIFDATLEAARLRFRPIVMTSLAFTIGVLPLALSSGAGAGSRHAIGTGVIGGMIAATTIAIFFIPLFYNLLAKLNAKFTTKGEPHDA; this comes from the coding sequence ATGTTTTCAAAATTCTTTATCAACAGACCCATTTTTGCAACTGTACTCTCTATTGTTGTGATTATTGCGGGGCTGATGAGTATTCATGCCCTTCCGATTGAAGAGTATCCAGAAGTGACTCCACCGCAAGTCAGCGTTGATGCAAGCTATGTGGGTGCGAGTGCGGAGACCATTTCAAAAACTGTAGCAGCGCCGTTGGAGCAACAAATTAACGGTGTTGAAGATATGATTTATATGTCTTCTACGGCTTCTTCAACAGGTTCTTTAACCATTAATATTTATTTTAAAATTGGTACCGATCCTGATCAAGCGACGATTAACGTCAACAACCGTGTTCAAGCCGCACTCAATAAATTACCCAGTGAGGTACAAGCACAAGGGGTAACGGTTACTAAACAGTCTTCTACCATCTTAAAAGTAATTTCCATTATTTCGCCCAATAACAGCTACGATGAAATTTACATGGCAAACTATGCTTTGATTAATGTTATTGATGAGTTAAAACGGATTCAAGGTGTGGGGGATGCAGGTCTTTTTGGCAATAAAAACTATTCTATGCGTGTGTGGATGAAACCTGATCAATTATCAAAATACGGTTTTACACCCACAGATGTGATTAATGCTATCTCTGAGCAAAACGCACAGTTTGCCACTGGACGCTTCAATCAATCTCCCTCTAAAACGTCACAAGCCTACACCTTTACTGTGACCACCCAAGGGCGGTTTGATAAGGTGGAAGAGTTTGAAAATATTATTTTAAAATCCAACAGTGATGGTTCAACCCTTCGTTTAAAAGATGTTGCAAGGGTCGAATTGGGCGCAGAATCATACGATGTTACTTCTACGCTTAATGGGCAAACCATGGTGCCTATTGGTATCTATTTGCAATCTGGTGCTAACGCACTTGATACCGCTCAAAGAGTCGATGAAGCTATGGAAAAACTCTCTAAATCATTTCCTGAAAATATGGAGTATCGTATACCGTACGATACGACAAAGTTCATTCAAATTTCGGTTCATGAGGTTATTAAAACCTTTATTGAAGCACTGTTGCTCGTTATAGCTATTGTGTATCTTTTCTTGCAAAATATGCGTGCAACGATTATCCCTGTTCTTGCCATTCCCGTTTCTATTATTGGTACGTTTGCAGGAATGTACGCTTTTGGCTTTTCCATTAACCTTTTGACCCTCTTTGGTTTGGTGCTTGCCATTGGTATTGTTGTGGATGATGCGATTATTGTTATTGAAAATGTGGAGCGTATTTTACATTCTCAAAAAGATATTTCCGTTAAAGATGCGACCATCCAAGCGATGCAAGAAGTGACAGGTCCTGTGGTTGCAATTGTGTTGGTGTTGTGCGCCGTGTTTATTCCTGTTTCGTTTATGGGTGGTTTTACGGGACAAATGTACCAACAATTTGCCATTACGATTGTTATTTCCGTGATTATTTCAGGAATGGTGGCATTGACATTGACACCTGCATTGTGTGCTATTTTCTTAACCAAAAAAGAGCTAAAACCTTTTTGGTTTGTACGAAAATTTAATGAATTTTTTGATGCTTCAACCAACTGGTTCACAAGTGGTGTAAGTTTAGTGGTACGCCATAGTATCATCAGTCTTATTGTCTTTGCTGCATTGATGGGAATGACGTATGGTCTTTTCCAAAAAGTACCCTCAAGCCTTGTTCCTATGGAAGATAAAGGGTATTTAATTGCCATTACAGCACTGCCTCCTGCCGCCTCTTTGTACCGTACCCAAGGGGTGAGTGCGCAAGTCAATGAAATTACAAAAAAGATGCCAGACATTGAGTATAACCTTGCTATTTCAGGGTTTGATCTTTTAAGTGGTGCCGCAAAAACCAATACCGCTACTACCTTTTTACCGCTACAAGATTGGAGTGAGCGACAAGCGCCTAATCAGCATTCACAAGCGATTAGTGGAGCCTTAAATGGGGCACTCTTTGGTGTGGCAGACGCAACGATTTTTGCACTCAATCCTCCTCCTATTATGGGTCTTAGTATCTCAGGTGGTTTTGAGATGTATTTACAAGATAGAACAGGAGGTTCACTGGAAGTACTCGGTGAATTGGCCGATGCCATTGTCGCCAAAGCCAATCAGCGACCTGAGCTTATGATGGTAAGAAACTCTTTAAATATGAAAATTCCTCAGTACAAAGTAAGTTTGGACAGAGAAAAAGCCAAAGCCCTAGGTGTTTCGATTAATGATGCGTTTAAAACCATGCAAGCAACCTTTGGAGCTTACTATGTCAATGACTTTAACCTTTTTGGACGTACCTATCAAGTGAATGTCCAATCTGAAGCTGATTTTAGGGAGAAACCAGAAGATTTAAAAAATGTTTTTGTGAAATCAGCCAATGGCAGCCTCATACCTCTTAGTGCCTTAGTACAGTATGAACGCACGGTTGGTGCGGATCTTATTGAACGCTTTAACGTCTTTGCCGCTGCTAAAATTGAAGGGGAGCCAAAACCAGGGTATAGCTCTGGGGATGCACTAAGAGCTATTGAAGAAGTGGTCAAAGAAGTTGCACCTGAGGGATATGGTGTTGCATGGGCAGGAACATCTTTCCAAGAAAAAGAGATGAGTGGCAGTGGTTCACAAGCGTTTATCTTTGGTATTATCTTTATTTTCTTAATCCTCGCAGCACAGTATGAAAGATGGTTGATGCCACTTGCTGTTGTTACATCTGTACCCTTTGCGGTTTTTGGTGCGATTATGGCGGTGTATTTACGAGGACTCAGCAATGATATCTACTTCCAAATTGGTCTGTTGGTCTTAATTGGTCTCTCAGCTAAAAATGCCATTTTAATTGTTGAGTTTGCGATGCAAGCCCAAGAGAGAGGCAAGTCTATTTTTGATGCAACGCTTGAAGCAGCACGCCTTCGCTTCCGCCCGATTGTTATGACATCGCTTGCATTTACCATTGGTGTTTTACCACTCGCCCTTAGCTCAGGTGCAGGTGCTGGAAGTCGTCATGCGATTGGTACGGGTGTTATTGGAGGGATGATTGCCGCAACGACCATTGCGATTTTCTTTATTCCTCTTTTTTACAATTTATTAGCCAAACTCAATGCAAAATTTACGACAAAAGGAGAGCCTCATGATGCGTAA
- the motB gene encoding flagellar motor protein MotB, with protein sequence MGKKKCKPTECPAGEKWAVPYADFLSLLLALFIALYALASVNTEKMKALKEEFVKIYDYSAKPEEATPVLNLNSRSGDAGKEKDKDKGNVGGMTAQLEEIARMAQMIEKMNMGEGSLDQKIDGSIFKLPTKMLFAAGSAEITNSDSMLFLKRISDIITMLPPNVDVIVKGFTDNTPLPRGSKYQDNLELSSARANAVIRVLIRNGIAKDRLSSAGYGETKAIASNDSDEGREKNSRVEFTMRISGPSATAKKSILDTLNTLKKQGE encoded by the coding sequence GTGGGTAAAAAAAAGTGTAAACCAACAGAATGCCCAGCAGGCGAGAAGTGGGCAGTACCTTATGCTGACTTTCTAAGCCTGCTGCTCGCACTTTTTATTGCGCTTTACGCACTTGCATCGGTCAATACAGAGAAAATGAAAGCCCTCAAAGAAGAGTTTGTCAAAATCTATGACTACAGTGCAAAACCTGAAGAAGCAACGCCTGTACTTAATCTCAATTCCCGCTCAGGTGATGCAGGTAAAGAAAAAGATAAAGACAAAGGCAATGTGGGTGGAATGACCGCTCAACTTGAAGAGATTGCCAGAATGGCACAAATGATAGAAAAGATGAATATGGGAGAGGGTTCACTTGATCAAAAAATTGACGGCTCTATCTTTAAACTCCCCACAAAAATGCTTTTTGCTGCAGGTTCTGCGGAGATTACCAACAGCGATTCTATGCTTTTTCTCAAACGTATCTCAGATATCATTACCATGCTACCTCCTAATGTGGATGTCATTGTCAAAGGCTTTACCGATAACACACCTCTCCCTCGTGGTTCAAAATATCAAGACAATTTAGAACTCTCAAGTGCCCGTGCAAATGCGGTGATTCGTGTCTTAATTCGCAATGGCATCGCCAAAGATCGTTTAAGTTCAGCAGGGTATGGTGAAACAAAAGCCATTGCCAGTAACGATAGCGATGAGGGACGTGAAAAAAACAGCCGTGTTGAATTTACTATGCGTATTTCAGGGCCTAGCGCCACTGCTAAAAAATCTATCTTAGATACACTCAACACCTTAAAAAAACAGGGTGAATGA
- a CDS encoding efflux RND transporter periplasmic adaptor subunit → MLERKTYLRYISYMVVMSLGALSFSGCTQESKSAQASHAMPPLSVMSYKVATSDIPVALEYPAKVKSIQHVNVVARVNGILEQKYFMEGSFVKAGDMLYQIDFERYEALMQEAAADVGVKEATLKEATRNWERVKVLFEQDAVSQKERDNALSAFESASASLKASQATLKKATIDFNYTKVKAPISGLTSLNTQDIGSYVGSSSDTMTLTTITQMDPMYVEFSLSDIEMLKKRYVLPTANWNSIEKAKLPVTLSTPDGSTYEHQGTLDFLDNRVDEQTSTIKARATFANPKHLLIPGLFVRVNVGGLVYKDAISVPQEAVLQDATGSFVYLAKEGKAHKVPVKIGTVHNARYVIEDGLHVNDVVITNYLTKIRPGSAITLAEAKE, encoded by the coding sequence ATGCTAGAAAGAAAAACGTATTTACGTTACATAAGTTATATGGTTGTTATGAGTTTAGGTGCGTTGAGTTTTAGTGGGTGCACACAAGAGTCAAAAAGTGCCCAAGCTTCTCATGCAATGCCCCCCTTAAGTGTTATGAGCTATAAAGTTGCTACTTCGGATATTCCTGTTGCTTTAGAGTACCCTGCGAAAGTTAAAAGCATTCAGCATGTCAATGTGGTTGCCCGTGTGAATGGTATTTTAGAGCAGAAATATTTTATGGAAGGAAGTTTTGTTAAAGCAGGCGATATGCTCTACCAAATCGACTTTGAGCGCTATGAAGCCCTTATGCAAGAAGCCGCTGCTGATGTGGGGGTGAAAGAAGCGACCTTAAAAGAAGCTACCCGTAATTGGGAGAGGGTTAAAGTGTTATTTGAACAAGACGCTGTTTCGCAAAAAGAGCGTGATAATGCCCTCTCAGCGTTTGAGTCGGCTAGTGCTTCCTTAAAAGCATCCCAAGCGACCCTGAAAAAAGCGACCATTGATTTTAATTATACAAAGGTAAAAGCACCTATTTCAGGACTTACTAGCCTTAATACTCAAGACATTGGCAGTTATGTGGGTTCTAGCAGTGATACGATGACATTAACGACAATTACGCAAATGGACCCTATGTATGTTGAGTTTTCACTCTCTGATATTGAGATGTTAAAAAAACGCTATGTGTTACCAACGGCGAATTGGAACAGTATTGAAAAGGCAAAATTGCCTGTGACTCTTAGCACACCTGATGGTTCAACGTATGAGCATCAAGGGACGTTAGACTTTTTAGATAACCGTGTGGATGAGCAAACCTCCACCATAAAAGCCAGAGCAACGTTTGCTAATCCAAAGCATCTGCTCATTCCTGGTCTTTTTGTGCGTGTTAATGTGGGCGGATTGGTCTATAAAGATGCCATTAGTGTGCCTCAAGAAGCGGTTTTACAAGACGCCACAGGTTCATTCGTCTATCTTGCCAAAGAGGGTAAAGCGCATAAAGTACCTGTTAAAATAGGAACGGTGCATAATGCGAGGTATGTTATTGAAGATGGTTTACATGTAAACGATGTCGTGATTACCAATTACCTTACAAAAATTCGTCCAGGCTCTGCCATTACGCTTGCAGAAGCAAAGGAATAA
- a CDS encoding MBL fold metallo-hydrolase translates to MKFEFLGTADTGGIPLHLCSCAVCEKARLEKTTNRSTSAFLELEDGSVILFDAGCDTLMDRFNTTPIRAVFLTHFHADHALGLIRLRKSAQKVICYTPNDTEGFGDLLVHKNNIEYRILAPFEKVCVGGVEIVATPLLHSKATHGFVLFTCNKRVAYLTDCGGMSEESLLFLKAQKLDYLFLDAAYTPSFDSDKHLNWESAHTLIERIAPKEGYLIHASCHTLLGVLKKGVNLTYPYIEQGFSIEV, encoded by the coding sequence GTGAAATTTGAATTTTTAGGAACAGCCGATACAGGTGGAATTCCTCTGCATTTGTGTTCGTGTGCGGTGTGCGAAAAGGCACGTTTAGAAAAAACAACCAATCGCTCTACCAGTGCCTTTTTGGAGTTAGAAGATGGCAGTGTCATTTTATTTGATGCAGGGTGTGATACCTTAATGGATCGCTTTAATACAACACCCATTCGAGCGGTTTTTTTGACCCATTTTCATGCCGACCATGCTTTGGGATTGATTCGTTTACGCAAATCCGCACAAAAAGTGATTTGCTACACACCCAATGATACAGAGGGCTTTGGGGATTTATTAGTGCATAAGAATAACATCGAGTACCGCATTTTAGCTCCCTTTGAAAAAGTGTGTGTTGGGGGTGTTGAGATTGTGGCGACACCTTTGCTTCATTCCAAAGCGACACACGGTTTTGTACTCTTTACATGTAACAAACGGGTGGCGTATTTGACCGATTGTGGAGGGATGAGCGAAGAGAGCCTTCTCTTTTTGAAAGCACAAAAACTGGATTATCTCTTTTTAGACGCTGCGTATACGCCTTCGTTTGATTCTGATAAACATCTGAATTGGGAGAGTGCACACACTTTGATTGAGCGTATCGCACCTAAAGAGGGCTACTTAATTCATGCCAGTTGCCACACCCTTTTAGGTGTTTTAAAAAAAGGTGTGAATTTAACGTATCCTTACATCGAGCAAGGATTTAGCATAGAGGTTTAA